DNA from Cataglyphis hispanica isolate Lineage 1 chromosome 6, ULB_Chis1_1.0, whole genome shotgun sequence:
tTTGGATGTTGGGGATaaagatcaaatttttttactttttaaattaatagagcataattaatatatgagtaTAATTGAACGGAGAAAAAATCCGGATTCCGTTTCACTAATTTGATCAGATTATCCTGTCGCTTTAACCAACCAGCATCCAAgcttattaatatcaataacaatATTCAATGTTATCGAtgtacgaaaatattttaaaagtgccAACGTTAACTGTTTCACATAAGAATTATGTATCTcgttaaaatatctataatcatacaaaatgatttttttacatgcatTTCGACTCCTATTTCGTTGCTTCTTTCCttaatttagtttttgcaTCAACGGCGAAAACTGTAAAACATTCAGGAAGCTTCGAATACTTAATCtgtataagtttatttttgacaatcgTGCGAAATACGGTTCTTATCTGTCAAAGTtcaaaaatagagatattttgGTGctgaaatatctttaaatttaaacaaagtataaataattgtgcagaataaaaaattttcttagtttttatatataattcgtctCTTTAATTTGCTTGTTTagcttctttataattatcattatatatgtgatcttgtaattacattatatattatttgtatgtctatattttatatgtctatACTTTGTATTCATTTTCTGcatcattgaaattttataaatctaagtGCGGTATGGaacaataatgtattttttaagatttttgccaagttttagataaaaaaataataagaatattatgtaaaaaataaaataatttgtgtttacctgcaataaaattattattagtttattcaCAAATGTAGGATGTACATTTATTTGACTTTCACGTAAACCTTTCATTcctgtttaaatataaattatagctaCATTTTATACACGTTCTTAatagaagttttttttttacatttgaggtttttattttttcggtGCTATAATACCTTCCAACTGAGTCTGaaaattacgatatttttcaaaataataattaagcttgatagtttaatataagtttataaataacaaataaagatACTTTCTTATTTCAGTTGAgctcaaaaataatacatatacatacattcttacctttaattgcatatttgtttttttaagaaactgTACTTCTTCCATATGTTTCTTTTCCTCCGCTTCCCTTAATTCGGCCGATCTTTTCTCAGCTTGATCAAACTTGAGTCTTAATTCCGCAATCATTTTCTCTAATTCAACTTTTTGCAATCGTAATTCTTCGgctgtattaattaaattttctttgccTTGTTCGGcctacataaaaataaaaagtcttATTAATTCACACGTCGAATTTTACAGATTACATCTTCCgtcaaaatttatcaagatatatacTTGCAATGCTTTACGCATCCCGAAAGCAATGCTGCTTTGATATAACGTTTGATATGCGGCCaatgtcattttaatttcGTCTCTTActcttaataaaagtaatccaCGTTCGGCGCAATTTACTGTTACTTGCCTTATTAACTCATCTGAAACGCGATTAGtgatatgtagaatatatatttaaatttttgattttattttatgtgtcatATTATAATGGATTTAAATATCCTGAAATTTAAGTTAGATCCAATATCTCTGTTAATATTTTGCGggaaaactatatttttctcgaaaccATAACACgtcgtgaaaaaaatatcaagtctaatttaatttcaaagatattaatgtaatcaataatataatcataactGAATACTTtacatcatataattaaatcttatataccGAAACATTGCGTATAAAGTTGCCTACGAACGGGACAAATGCCGGTTTCTCGAGCCTGTCTTTGTTGTAATCGCATATCGAGTTGCTCCTGTAAATTTATCACATCCAATCTTGTTGCGGGAGTACTCGAAACCTGAATAATATGtagcatatttatttctcattgtGCTTGCAgactattatacataattgaaaaaatataaattcaattttttttttaaagaatttttaatcttttacacGTTGTGTCCATATTTGACCGTCCTCTTCCCATTCTTTTGGCGGCAGGATTCTATTTAAGATTTCCATAGTTTCTCGTCGTATCTCAGCTGAGGTTGTAGTCGTTTGAACTTTACAAACGGCAATGCCGACTTTTGGTATCGATATGTCTTTACGtaccttttattattataaaatatattattatatatatgtt
Protein-coding regions in this window:
- the LOC126850446 gene encoding 33 kDa inner dynein arm light chain, axonemal; the encoded protein is MATAIKERTIPAMDTLVKYDTPVLITTHPEKVRKDISIPKVGIAVCKVQTTTTSAEIRRETMEILNRILPPKEWEEDGQIWTQRVSSTPATRLDVINLQEQLDMRLQQRQARETGICPVRRQLYTQCFDELIRQVTVNCAERGLLLLRVRDEIKMTLAAYQTLYQSSIAFGMRKALQAEQGKENLINTAEELRLQKVELEKMIAELRLKFDQAEKRSAELREAEEKKHMEEVQFLKKTNMQLKTQLEGIIAPKK